From Rubripirellula reticaptiva, the proteins below share one genomic window:
- a CDS encoding ATP-grasp domain-containing protein yields the protein MRLLTLGGGEGWHADQIRCAAVHHDCDVSQGTYPSLAASIDHDGRLVTRCDAGPLADFDSILMRTMPMGTLETITFRLAVLHSLNKSDAVTAMVNPPRPLEIAIDKFATLAVVSSLGYPVPATHVVQSRREALDAFDALGQDCVVKPIFGGEGRGVMRIRDRELAWTAFGALESIGAVAYVQAFVAPGGRDTRLLVIGDEVFGFRRTSDSDFRTNVAGGGQCQAIALKHEQVELAINVCRQIGLKFASVDLLDRDDESPCVVEVNGIPGWKGAQQVSEVNIADRIVGLLCREASAMSQAAM from the coding sequence ATGCGACTGTTGACCCTCGGCGGCGGCGAAGGTTGGCATGCCGACCAAATTCGATGCGCCGCGGTACACCATGATTGCGATGTGTCGCAGGGAACTTACCCATCGCTTGCTGCGTCGATCGATCACGATGGCCGACTGGTCACTCGGTGCGATGCTGGACCACTGGCTGATTTTGATTCGATACTGATGCGCACAATGCCGATGGGGACACTCGAAACGATCACGTTTCGATTGGCCGTGCTGCACAGCCTGAATAAAAGTGACGCAGTGACTGCGATGGTCAACCCGCCTCGACCACTGGAAATTGCGATTGATAAGTTTGCGACCCTAGCCGTTGTTTCATCGCTTGGTTACCCCGTACCGGCAACTCATGTTGTGCAATCTCGCCGCGAGGCCTTGGACGCATTCGATGCACTCGGGCAAGACTGTGTGGTGAAGCCAATTTTTGGCGGTGAAGGTCGTGGTGTGATGCGGATCCGTGATCGCGAATTGGCTTGGACGGCGTTTGGCGCCCTGGAATCGATCGGCGCCGTCGCCTACGTTCAAGCGTTCGTCGCACCCGGCGGGCGAGACACTCGGTTGTTGGTCATTGGTGACGAAGTCTTTGGTTTCCGGCGCACTAGCGACAGCGATTTTCGCACCAATGTTGCCGGCGGCGGACAATGCCAAGCCATCGCGTTGAAACACGAACAAGTTGAACTTGCGATAAATGTCTGTCGACAAATCGGATTGAAGTTTGCGTCGGTGGACTTACTTGATCGCGACGACGAATCGCCGTGCGTGGTCGAGGTCAACGGAATCCCAGGCTGGAAAGGTGCCCAACAAGTGAGCGAAGTCAACATTGCCGACCGAATCGTCGGACTCCTTTGCCGCGAAGCATCCGCGATGTCACAGGCCGCAATGTAA
- a CDS encoding HD-GYP domain-containing protein produces MSNSGDLTAVSASRVQACDVVAGEEVDQLSEALAMKFEELALIHQLSEKLKLEEDPGVLCDSLLEQLSPCVSATALVIDLNSDEENGINAEHFIVGDGYGIELVRAIAKEAFASRGSLTHDAIVDNHIVLDAQQFRDDLIGDQSSNSFETLPSSLIHRVVVVPIQQQSQVLGNMIAIRESCDDEFGTVEADLMKSTSMLMGVHLVNQRQYHAMQQLFEGMIGSLASALDAKDKYTSGHSSRVADLSVELAKRLNFDEAGIRRIRMAGILHDIGKIGVKDSVLCKPGKLTDDEFEQIKQHPVLGFEILRGIRPFRMILPAVRHHHESWDGAGYPDGLKGEAIPRDAQVLAVADAFDAMTSDRPYRAGMPLERVIEIFRAGRGVQWAADVVDVLLACPDVMQVYSNHN; encoded by the coding sequence ATGTCCAATTCTGGTGACCTAACCGCCGTCTCAGCTTCGCGCGTTCAAGCCTGCGACGTCGTTGCGGGTGAAGAGGTGGACCAATTGTCGGAAGCTCTGGCGATGAAATTCGAAGAATTGGCTTTGATTCATCAGCTCAGCGAAAAGCTAAAACTCGAAGAAGATCCTGGGGTCTTGTGCGACTCGTTGCTGGAGCAACTGTCGCCTTGTGTCTCGGCAACGGCTCTAGTCATCGATTTGAATAGTGATGAAGAGAATGGAATCAATGCCGAGCATTTCATTGTGGGTGATGGGTACGGCATCGAGCTTGTGCGGGCAATCGCCAAGGAAGCCTTTGCCTCACGCGGAAGCCTGACGCACGACGCCATCGTCGACAATCACATCGTGCTGGATGCTCAGCAGTTTCGGGATGATTTGATCGGCGACCAGTCCTCCAATTCGTTTGAAACGTTGCCGAGCAGTTTGATTCACCGCGTTGTGGTGGTACCAATCCAGCAGCAGTCGCAAGTCTTGGGCAATATGATTGCGATTCGCGAATCTTGCGATGATGAATTTGGCACTGTTGAAGCTGATCTGATGAAATCAACGTCAATGTTGATGGGCGTGCACTTGGTAAATCAGCGTCAATATCACGCAATGCAGCAATTATTCGAGGGCATGATTGGATCACTCGCGTCGGCGCTCGATGCGAAAGACAAGTACACATCGGGGCACAGCAGTCGAGTTGCCGATTTGTCGGTCGAACTTGCCAAGCGATTGAATTTTGATGAGGCGGGGATTCGCCGAATTCGGATGGCGGGGATTCTGCATGACATCGGGAAGATTGGGGTCAAGGATTCAGTACTGTGCAAGCCAGGGAAACTCACCGACGACGAATTCGAACAGATCAAGCAGCATCCGGTTTTGGGTTTTGAGATTCTGCGAGGCATTCGACCGTTCAGAATGATTCTGCCCGCAGTTCGGCATCACCACGAATCGTGGGATGGGGCCGGCTACCCAGACGGTTTGAAAGGCGAAGCAATTCCTCGCGACGCCCAAGTGCTGGCCGTTGCCGATGCGTTTGACGCTATGACGAGCGATCGGCCCTATCGAGCAGGAATGCCGCTTGAACGTGTGATCGAGATCTTTCGGGCAGGAAGGGGCGTCCAATGGGCTGCCGACGTCGTCGACGTGCTATTGGCCTGTCCCGATGTGATGCAGGTGTATTCCAATCACAATTAG
- a CDS encoding fatty acid CoA ligase family protein: MASQPSDGNVAARLRIVASLMPGAIAIAQPDGPPHPGNARSYALTTFGSLDTSSETIARGLHAWGLKPGMRVAMLVPFGASFIELTFALLKAGIVVILVDPGMGRKHLIKCLEEAKPDGFLGIPKAQAVRTLLRKKFPNAKWNVTVGRRYFWGGRTLDQIKSIGEAVRNSDNLPTIERTDQAAVIFTTGSTGPPKGVLYTHGTFHAQIDRIRERYDIHRGSRDLACFPLFGLFDAVMGVTTIIPDMDPTRPADVDPERLVQAANQWEIDQAFGSPALWNTVVRWAEANQIERPFPTLRRILSAGAPVPAATLLKLRSLIDPEAMIVTPYGATEALPIASIESREILSETGPAAAKGRGVCVGTRFEGVAWRVIEINDGPITDISQAIEVARGKIGELMVSGPMVTTEYVVRADQNALHKVADGDRTWHRMGDVGYLDDRDRFWFCGRKAHRVTVGKRNMYTIQCEAIFNAHPSVYRSALVGRGQRPHQTPVVMIEPHAESMPANASEQSALEAELRELGSRNPLTRRIGEIIIRDQPLPVDIRHNSKIFRERLAEELRS, translated from the coding sequence ATGGCAAGTCAACCGAGCGATGGAAATGTTGCGGCCCGACTGCGTATCGTGGCATCGCTGATGCCTGGCGCGATCGCAATCGCCCAACCTGATGGGCCGCCTCATCCAGGAAATGCCCGATCCTATGCACTAACCACGTTCGGCAGTCTTGACACTAGCAGCGAGACGATCGCGAGAGGCCTTCATGCGTGGGGGCTGAAACCGGGCATGCGAGTCGCCATGCTGGTTCCCTTTGGTGCGTCATTCATCGAGCTAACGTTTGCCCTGCTAAAAGCGGGCATTGTGGTCATTTTGGTTGACCCTGGAATGGGCCGAAAACACCTGATCAAATGCCTTGAAGAAGCCAAACCGGACGGCTTTCTCGGGATCCCCAAGGCGCAAGCGGTCCGAACGCTGCTGAGAAAGAAATTCCCAAACGCCAAATGGAATGTCACTGTTGGACGACGGTACTTCTGGGGCGGCAGAACACTCGATCAGATCAAGTCAATTGGAGAAGCGGTCCGCAACTCCGACAATTTGCCCACGATTGAGCGCACCGACCAAGCCGCGGTCATCTTCACCACCGGCAGCACGGGCCCACCAAAGGGCGTTCTTTACACGCACGGTACCTTCCACGCCCAAATCGATCGAATTCGCGAACGTTACGACATCCATCGCGGTTCGCGTGACTTGGCTTGCTTCCCACTGTTTGGATTGTTCGATGCTGTGATGGGTGTCACTACGATCATCCCCGACATGGACCCGACGCGTCCGGCGGATGTCGACCCCGAACGCTTGGTTCAAGCGGCGAACCAGTGGGAGATTGATCAGGCGTTCGGTTCGCCCGCACTTTGGAACACGGTGGTCCGGTGGGCTGAAGCAAACCAAATCGAACGACCGTTTCCAACGCTGCGGCGAATCCTCTCTGCCGGCGCTCCCGTTCCCGCCGCAACGCTGCTGAAGTTGCGGTCGCTGATCGATCCCGAAGCCATGATTGTCACGCCCTATGGCGCGACCGAAGCGTTACCGATCGCATCGATTGAATCACGCGAGATCCTTTCGGAAACCGGCCCCGCCGCTGCGAAAGGAAGAGGCGTTTGCGTCGGCACTCGGTTCGAAGGCGTCGCGTGGCGGGTGATTGAAATCAACGACGGCCCGATCACAGACATTTCACAGGCGATTGAGGTCGCACGCGGAAAAATTGGCGAACTGATGGTCAGCGGCCCGATGGTAACGACCGAATACGTGGTTCGAGCCGACCAAAACGCGCTGCATAAAGTCGCCGACGGCGACCGAACTTGGCACCGCATGGGTGATGTTGGGTATCTCGATGACCGCGACCGCTTCTGGTTCTGTGGTCGCAAAGCTCACCGAGTCACGGTCGGCAAACGAAATATGTATACGATCCAGTGCGAAGCCATCTTCAACGCGCATCCGTCTGTTTACAGATCGGCACTGGTGGGTCGCGGACAACGTCCTCACCAAACTCCCGTGGTCATGATTGAACCGCACGCGGAATCCATGCCAGCCAATGCATCGGAGCAATCCGCACTAGAAGCTGAGCTTCGAGAACTAGGGTCTCGAAATCCGCTGACGCGCCGCATCGGGGAAATCATCATCCGCGACCAACCACTGCCAGTCGACATCCGACACAACAGTAAAATCTTCCGCGAACGTCTCGCCGAGGAACTGCGGAGCTAA
- a CDS encoding NHL domain-containing protein: MRLVPVCSVFVAVAVSLISSASEPVELFQEIKLGNPFGIEINGDQIWVTTVDDQCVYRGMLDSPSLVRVAGNGKLGYSGDGGPATDATMNWPHEVRRDEAGNLFIADTRNHVIRRVDAETLVITTVAGDGVAGFAGDGMSKTKVRFNQPHSVVLDGEGGLLVADTVNHRLRRIDLQTGIVDTISGNGKKMLPTDGALAVESPLHGPRSLAVDKASIWIALREGNSVWRIDREAGTIHHVAGTGKKGYSGDGGASKDATFSGPKGLAIDGAGRLLVVDTENHAVRRIDLTGGNIETVLGGNNVSAGTKLKRPHGINVTGETGFVVADSENNRVLRGE, from the coding sequence ATGCGTCTTGTTCCTGTTTGCTCGGTCTTTGTCGCCGTCGCCGTCTCGTTGATTTCTAGCGCTAGTGAGCCGGTTGAGCTTTTTCAAGAAATCAAGTTGGGCAATCCGTTTGGCATCGAAATCAACGGTGACCAGATTTGGGTTACTACGGTTGACGACCAATGTGTGTATCGAGGAATGCTCGATTCGCCGTCGCTCGTCCGTGTCGCGGGAAACGGAAAACTTGGCTATAGCGGCGACGGTGGTCCAGCAACCGACGCGACCATGAATTGGCCGCACGAAGTTCGGCGTGATGAAGCGGGAAACCTGTTCATTGCCGATACTCGGAATCATGTGATCCGGCGAGTTGACGCCGAAACGTTGGTGATCACAACGGTCGCCGGCGATGGCGTTGCTGGATTTGCTGGCGATGGAATGTCAAAAACAAAGGTTCGCTTCAATCAACCTCACAGTGTGGTGCTTGACGGCGAAGGCGGCTTGCTTGTGGCCGATACGGTCAACCATCGGCTCCGACGCATCGATTTGCAAACCGGCATTGTCGACACGATTAGTGGCAATGGAAAGAAAATGCTGCCGACTGACGGTGCTCTGGCAGTTGAGTCGCCACTGCACGGTCCTCGTTCCTTGGCGGTGGATAAAGCGTCAATTTGGATCGCACTTCGTGAAGGCAACAGCGTTTGGCGGATCGATCGCGAAGCAGGGACGATTCACCATGTCGCAGGAACCGGAAAAAAAGGCTACAGCGGTGACGGTGGGGCATCTAAGGATGCGACCTTTAGTGGTCCGAAAGGCTTGGCAATCGATGGTGCAGGTCGGTTGTTGGTTGTCGATACCGAAAACCATGCGGTCCGGCGAATTGACCTTACTGGCGGAAACATCGAAACAGTGTTGGGCGGCAACAATGTCTCGGCCGGCACCAAGCTAAAGCGACCGCACGGCATCAACGTCACCGGCGAAACCGGCTTTGTCGTGGCTGACTCGGAAAACAATCGAGTCCTTCGCGGCGAGTGA
- a CDS encoding D-2-hydroxyacid dehydrogenase — protein MRIVLCYPVNEKHIAQIQAAAPEAEIVDAGQERVDELLPTADIFIGHAKVPVDWDRVLAAGKLRWIQSSAAGLDHCLVPGVIDSDIVVSSASGLFAPQVAEQTFALLLGVLRRLPLFFQAEAKREFVRLPTDDLRGKTVGIVGMGGNGRMLAKMLAPWDVRIIATDYYPVDQPPEVDQLWPADQLDRLLQQSEIVILALPLYSATLGLFDADRFSRMQKGSYFINVARGSVVVESALTDALASGHLAGAGLDVTEVEPLAPSSALWDDPRVIITPHVGAQSARRVDDTTDLACLNLRRYLSGKPPYNRVDKVLGFPHPSVAYRGEST, from the coding sequence ATGCGTATCGTTCTTTGTTACCCCGTCAACGAAAAGCACATCGCTCAGATCCAGGCGGCGGCTCCCGAAGCTGAAATCGTTGACGCCGGGCAAGAGCGAGTCGATGAACTGTTGCCAACCGCAGACATCTTTATTGGTCACGCAAAGGTTCCAGTCGACTGGGACCGAGTCTTGGCGGCCGGCAAACTCCGCTGGATACAGTCGTCGGCTGCCGGTCTCGACCACTGTTTGGTGCCCGGTGTGATCGATTCTGACATCGTGGTCAGCAGTGCATCGGGACTGTTCGCCCCACAGGTTGCCGAACAAACGTTTGCTTTGCTGTTGGGCGTTTTGCGTCGGCTGCCACTGTTCTTTCAAGCCGAAGCCAAACGCGAGTTCGTTCGTCTGCCAACGGATGACCTACGGGGAAAAACCGTAGGAATCGTTGGCATGGGAGGCAACGGCCGGATGTTGGCCAAGATGCTGGCCCCATGGGATGTTCGAATCATCGCGACCGATTACTACCCCGTCGACCAACCGCCCGAAGTCGACCAGCTCTGGCCCGCCGATCAGCTCGATCGACTGCTTCAGCAAAGTGAGATCGTGATCCTGGCGTTGCCGCTGTACTCGGCGACGCTTGGACTATTCGATGCCGATCGTTTTTCCAGAATGCAAAAGGGCAGTTACTTTATCAACGTCGCTCGCGGATCCGTCGTCGTCGAATCGGCGCTTACCGACGCGCTTGCTTCAGGCCATTTGGCGGGCGCCGGATTGGATGTGACCGAAGTCGAACCGCTTGCCCCCTCCAGTGCACTTTGGGACGACCCGCGAGTGATCATCACGCCGCACGTGGGTGCGCAATCGGCGCGGCGAGTCGACGACACCACCGATTTGGCTTGCTTGAACTTGCGTCGCTACTTGTCGGGCAAACCACCCTACAACCGCGTCGACAAGGTACTCGGGTTCCCTCATCCATCGGTCGCCTACCGAGGTGAGTCCACTTGA
- a CDS encoding GIY-YIG nuclease family protein, which translates to MKCLSIVIVTIIVGVALAAPLPAQTFEFSADDIVAAIGVASDGYSTDEILIRDELRSRFVDHLSASLGRPLARDEERGAVLEMLKLRKAGKLNSFATRRGRPVNDSVAPIAEIAARVVGDRHRVSTDTLLADPTLREELQSEAELLRPGIDAYAVRKSVLGLRKKRALKPELVLQVADWDRTIETQTIEQLRDRLDGASVSTGPGVYLFRSGDGYLYVGEASNLSARLTEHLGGSDRISLAEYLAGENAAGVSVEMHIFPADSPVKRVTVRRAYESELIRSRDPKFNVRP; encoded by the coding sequence ATGAAGTGTTTATCAATTGTCATCGTCACGATCATCGTTGGCGTCGCGTTGGCTGCTCCGCTGCCGGCTCAGACGTTCGAATTCTCTGCAGACGATATCGTGGCAGCCATTGGCGTGGCCAGCGATGGCTACAGCACAGACGAAATTTTGATTCGCGACGAATTGCGAAGTCGGTTTGTGGATCATCTTTCGGCGAGTCTTGGTCGCCCGCTCGCACGTGACGAGGAACGCGGTGCTGTGCTCGAAATGTTGAAACTGCGGAAAGCTGGCAAGTTAAATTCGTTCGCGACTCGTCGCGGACGACCCGTGAACGATTCAGTCGCACCGATCGCCGAAATAGCCGCCCGAGTCGTGGGCGATCGGCATCGCGTAAGTACGGATACGTTGCTGGCTGATCCGACACTGCGTGAAGAATTGCAATCCGAAGCGGAATTGCTTCGGCCCGGAATCGATGCCTATGCCGTGCGTAAATCCGTTCTAGGACTTCGCAAAAAACGTGCTTTGAAGCCTGAGTTGGTTCTGCAAGTTGCCGATTGGGATCGGACGATCGAAACACAAACGATCGAACAACTGCGAGATCGGCTTGATGGAGCTAGTGTCTCTACGGGACCGGGAGTCTATCTGTTTCGCAGCGGCGACGGATATCTGTATGTCGGTGAGGCATCAAATTTGTCGGCGCGGTTGACCGAACATTTGGGCGGCAGTGATCGGATTTCATTGGCCGAATATCTGGCCGGCGAAAACGCAGCAGGCGTTTCGGTCGAAATGCACATCTTTCCTGCCGACTCGCCTGTGAAACGAGTCACGGTACGACGAGCGTATGAAAGCGAATTGATTCGCAGTCGCGATCCGAAATTCAACGTGCGACCGTAA